The proteins below are encoded in one region of Sulfurihydrogenibium sp.:
- the xth gene encoding exodeoxyribonuclease III, whose translation MKICTFNVNSIKARKDLVIEWLNHRNNDIDVICFQEIKVEDKNFPSEDFKKLGYIYQDISGQKGYNGVATLSKLEISHYQKGLNHEYFDVQKRVLIDKITEKEIFVINTYAPHGDLRGGEKYYYKLDWYKHFINFLKENFDFENQKIILLGDLNIALEDIDVYDPVQLADSIGTMPEEREFLRQLLNLGLIDTFRYLYPNKQQFTWWDYIGGAIWRNEGMRIDYILVSKPLLQYIKDVEVDLWPRKRRSPKPSDHAPVILELEI comes from the coding sequence GTGAAGATTTGTACTTTTAACGTCAATTCTATAAAAGCACGAAAAGATTTGGTTATTGAATGGTTAAATCATAGAAACAATGATATAGACGTTATATGTTTTCAAGAGATTAAGGTAGAAGATAAGAACTTTCCGTCTGAAGATTTTAAAAAGCTTGGTTATATATATCAAGATATTTCCGGACAAAAAGGATATAACGGAGTTGCTACTTTATCTAAGCTTGAAATTTCTCATTATCAAAAAGGTTTAAATCACGAATACTTTGATGTTCAGAAAAGGGTTTTAATTGATAAAATCACAGAAAAGGAAATTTTTGTGATTAACACATATGCTCCACATGGAGATTTAAGAGGTGGAGAGAAATATTATTACAAATTGGATTGGTATAAACATTTTATTAACTTTCTAAAAGAAAATTTTGATTTTGAAAATCAAAAGATAATATTACTTGGAGATTTGAATATTGCATTAGAAGATATAGATGTTTACGACCCTGTACAACTGGCAGATTCAATCGGAACCATGCCGGAAGAACGAGAATTTTTAAGACAGCTTTTAAATCTCGGTTTGATAGATACATTTAGATACTTATATCCAAACAAGCAACAATTTACATGGTGGGATTATATCGGTGGTGCTATTTGGAGAAACGAAGGGATGAGAATAGATTACATATTAGTATCAAAACCGCTTTTACAGTATATAAAAGATGTTGAAGTTGATTTGTGGCCAAGAAAAAGAAGGTCGCCAAAACCTTCTGACCATGCACCTGTAATCTTAGAACTTGAAATATAA